The sequence GCGAGGACGCGCTGGATGTTGGTGTCGAGGTGGGAGAAGAAGCTGTGCGCCTGGGCGGCGTCGGCGGTATCGCGCGCGCGACCGGCGGCAGAGGGCGGCGGATCGGGGGGCGTGTCGAACTCTGCGGGATCGAACCTCCCGGCCGGGGGATCGGTCCGGCCACCACCACGCGCCATTCCCCTTCCGCGTCCGGACTCATGGAGCTGGCGCGCCTGTTCGAGCAGGCGGCGGGGGTCGTCCTCCCGATCGCGGTCCATCAGCTATCCTCCCCGGGCAGCGTCCATCCCTCGAACGGTTTGCGATCCTGATCCCGGCTGATGCGGTGGGTCAGCTCGGAGACGATGCCGGCGAACCGCTTGTCCTTGGTAGCGGCGTCGATGAGCAGCCCGCCGAGGATGATCTTGCGGCGGGTATCGAGGCGGCGACCTTCGGCAGCGACACGGGCGTTGAGCGCGGCGAGACGGGCCTTTGCCTGATCGACCCGCTTCTGTGCCTGCTCGATAGATTCGCGTGTGG comes from Sphingomonas carotinifaciens and encodes:
- a CDS encoding mobilization protein, whose translation is MAAPTRESIEQAQKRVDQAKARLAALNARVAAEGRRLDTRRKIILGGLLIDAATKDKRFAGIVSELTHRISRDQDRKPFEGWTLPGEDS